The Peromyscus eremicus chromosome 8b, PerEre_H2_v1, whole genome shotgun sequence genome contains a region encoding:
- the Pnldc1 gene encoding poly(A)-specific ribonuclease PNLDC1, whose amino-acid sequence MDVGADEFEQSLPLLQELVAGADFVGLDIEFTGLRSNLSRPQQISLFDLPSEWYVKTRQSVQQFTICQIGLSVFSSIEGESNKYVAHSCNFFLFPTTFGILDSEFSFQASSVQFLNQYGFDYNKFLKNGIPYMNEEQEKKIKHSILRGNWRVRSSLDKDQIKVVIDKVTRWLDLAEEGDQMTLSGISGFQAFEVQLVLRQALPNIWTVLKDEGVVVKKVSQPHRWYLEHASCDQVSCWKEQILLSARGFSVFFQMLVKAQKPLVGHNMMMDLLHLHEKFFRPLPESYDQFKQNIHSLFPVLIDTKNVTKDIWKELRFPRVSNLSEVYDVLSSNLNPTQNSGPVIIHARQCKKYADTKCPHEAAYDAFLCGSVLLKVAHLLLQRVHGSGPAEEPTFPQYLDVLAPYVNQVNLIRAGVPKINFSGPDYPSIRPPILILTVRRWPGVSEHQVYREFQNLCKFDVRRFTRSQFLLLTNKFKDARSVLKEYRSHPTLQVSLYRYWRHSPNITCLLQVCSIITTWAMIAFVLGRSSPRVQ is encoded by the exons ATGGACGTGGGCGCCGACGAATTTGAACAGAGCCTCCCACTCCTGCAGGAGCTTGTCGCGGGTGCGGACTTCGTGG GTCTCGACATAGAGTTCACAGGTCTGCGTTCAAACTTGTCCCGGCCCCAGCAGATCAG TCTTTTTGATTTGCCGTCTGAGTGGTATGTGAAGACCCGTCAGAGTGTTCAGCAATTTACAATCTGTCAGATTG GACTGTCTGTGTTCTCCAGCATTGAAGGAGAGTCCAACAA GTATGTAGCCCACTCCTGtaacttctttctctttcctacaACGTTTGGGATCTTGGACTCAGAGTTCTCTTTCCAGGCGTCTAGCGTTCAGTTTTTGAATCAGTATGGCTTCGACTATAACAAG TTCCTCAAAAATGGAATCCCATATATGAATGAAGAACAGGAGAAGAAAATTAAGCACAGTATCCTGAGAGGGAACTGGAGAGTCCGAAG CTCTCTGGATAAAGACCAAATTAAGGTGGTGATTGACAAGGTGACTCGGTGGCTGGACCTGGCTGAGGAAGGTGACCAGATGACTCTGTCTGGCATTTCTG GGTTCCAAGCCTTTGAGGTCCAACTGGTGCTGAGGCAGGCCCTCCCCAACATCTGGACAGTGCTGAAAGACGAGGGG GTGGTTGTGAAGAAGGTCAGCCAGCCCCATCGCTGGTACCTTGAGCACGCCTCTTGCGACCAAGTCAGCTGCTGGAAGGAGCAGATCCTTCTCTCTGCAAGGGGCTTCTCTGTCTTCTTCCAGATGTTGGTGAAAGCCCAGAAG CCCTTGGTCGGACATAACATGATGATGGACCTGCTGCATCTCCATGAGAAGTTCTTCCGACCTCTTCCAG AAAGCTACGATCAGTTTAAGCAGAACATCCACAGCCTATTTCCTGTCCTCATTGACACCAAGAATGTGACAAAGGACATCTGGAAG GAACTGCGTTTCCCACGAGTCTCCAACCTCTCAGAAGTGTATGACGTGCTGAGCAG tAACTTGAATCCCACTCAGAATTCTGGACCAGTGATTATTCATGCGAGACAGTGTAAAAAATACG CCGACACCAAGTGCCCCCATGAAGCAGCGTATGACGCCTTCCTCTGCGGGTCAG TTCTCTTGAAAGTGGCGCACTTGCTCCTGCAGAGGGTGCATGG CAGTGGTCCTGCCGAGGAGCCCACCTTCCCTCAGTACCTCGATGTGCTGGCGCCTTACGTGAACCAAGTGAATCTTATCCGAGCTGGGGTCCCTAAAATT aATTTTTCTGGCCCAGATTACCCCAGTATCCGCCCTCCTATACTTATCCTCACCGTCAGGAGGTGGCCTGGGGTCAGCGAGCATCAGGTCTACCGTGAGTTCCAGAACCTCTGCAAGTTCGACGTCAGGCGGTTCACCCGAAGCCAGTTCCTGCTCCTGACCAATAAGTTTAAGGA TGCCCGAAGTGTCTTGAAGGAGTACAGGAGCCATCCAACCCTGCAGGTCTCCCTGTACCGCTACTGGAGACATTCCCCCAACATCACCTGCCTGTTACA AGTCTGCAGCATCATCACCACCTGGGCCATGATTGCCTTCGTCCTGGGAAGATCGAGCCCCAGAGTGCAGTGA